aagaaaagaaaatacatctCGATTTGGGAGAATATCCTCTGAACCTCAGAAAACTGTTACAATTGCTACCAAGGTTTAAAGTCACCCACAGGTCCCGCAGTCCTGGTTTCAAGAAGGCATTCTTGCTTCACTGAAGGGTTAGCAAGCAATATTTGTTTCCTAAGTATAACTTCTGGTGGGATGGATGTGAGTCTCAGTGGAAATGTCAAATAGTGGCTTGTCCTTAAAGCCATTCATTCTTCACAAGATGAAAATAAATGAATGCAAATACTCCTCATCTCAACTTGTAAAAGAAGTACCTTGCGTAGTATCCACCTTCAGGGTCATTTCCAACATCATAAAGAAGTCCTCTAAAGTAAACAAAAATTTACAACTTTCCCAGTGTAATGTGTAACTAGAATAATAACTAGAAGAGAACTACACAAGACAAGATTCTGTCTATGGCATGCCCTtctagtgaaattcttcttcaacTAATCGAAGTAATTTCAATGCATACCTTACTATTGTTAAATGCAGACCATTTTACAGAAAACAAGTAAGAGTCAGCACACCCAATCCATCAATTCTGAAGTTACTCAATATAGTTAATAGTAATAGGAAATTATAGCATTGCCAATCATTGGAAAAAAAACAACATCAGCTCCTAAATTGATCATGCTACAGCATTAAACTTGTGCCCACCCAAAAAATATTGAAACAGAGATGTTTTAGTACTTATATTTTTTAGTATCTCACCAGAAAACTGAAGAAGAAGCCCCATTCCTAAGAAATCCTCCTACAAACAAAAATTAACGGCAAAAGGAAGAAACAATTTTTGCTTAATTTATTTGTGTGATGGGATATGCAAAATTTCGAGACCTAGGTCTTATAAGGCAAGGATAGTGTCCACTTGTCCTTATGAGAGAGCGTGTGTGTGGTGTGAAGTAAAAGTGGCACACTTTCCACGTAGGAACAAGGACACACATGTCAATTACAGATTTGCACACACACCCTCCTTTCTTTCCACACAAAACCATtctcttatcttcttcttcttcatcttcttgagagagagagagagagagagagagagagagaaagaagaacagCAAAGTAAGAAAGTAGCAAAAATGGCACAGGCAGCCACAGCAAGTGGCCTTAACACCGCCGCAAAGTGTGGCCCTTGTTCAGTAAATGGTGGTGGTGGATTACGACCAACCTTGAAATTGAAGCCGATGGCTCTGGGTCCCAAGTCATGGTTCTTCTCAGGCTCACTGAACCTCTTGCATCATCCCAACCAGAAACACCTTACATCAGCAGCACCAAGGATTTCCATGCGTGTGGCCTCCAAGCAAGCCTATATCTGCCGAGATTGCGGGTTTTATCTCATTCTCAATCATGATATGATGATATGATACACTTGTTGTTTCAACTTGGAAATTATTCATGGTGATTCATATGATGCAGGTATATATATAACGATAGAACCCCCTTTGACAAGTTGCCTGATAACTACTTCTGCCCCGGTAATTCTTTTTTTCTTGTGCTtaatttcatcaaatacttgatTACAATAAGAAAGGGTGTACTTTGCAGTTTGTGGAGCTCCAAAGAGAAGATTTAAGCCTTATGCACCTGCTGTCACAAGAGGTGCAAATGATACATCAGTTAGAAAGGCAAGAAAGGCCGAGCTCCAGAGGGATGAAGCGGTTGGGTAAGTCctccatctttttcttttccaagCATATGCAAGAAAAATGGTTGGATTTCATTTTTGTTTCTTCACAGGAAGGCACTTCCTATTGCAATTTTGGTGGGAATTGCAGCGCTTGTTGGATTGTATTTCTACCTCAACACCCAGTACTAGGTTGCACTCCCCATTACCTCTGAAATCTGGAGTTTAACGTGTTACTCTTGTcttcgtttctttctttctttttgtaccTTATGTTTCATTCATACAGGAGAACATTATTGGTCATGTTTATAAACCCTGCCTAATCAAGGTGGAAGAGTTGATTTCACTCTCTCAATTCAcgtttttaaaaagaataatctATATTTACATTTTCAACATGGTTGAGTTTTCTAAGATTCGATGCCAAGAATTTCTTATTTATACAGTAACATTCTTCAAATGACATGCAATGAAGCTATGGTATCAGCTTCAATAACAGATACACGAAGTTCATAAAGGACTAAACAACATTGATAAAAATAGCTTCAACTCAACGAAGCAAATAGCAACATGTTTTTATTTTGGAATACAGCATACATTTAATGGAAATTTAACAACCCCTAAGCATAAGCAGTATGGGGTATCCCTCTGATCAATGTCCCATGAGAAACAACATCAATAGATGATTCTAAGAGTGAGCTGCCGGTATCTGTCTCACTAAAACAATACACAGGTGCCTGCCAATTGGCATCCTCGAGCACCGCACCAACCTCAAATGTCATCAGATGAGCAACCATTCCTGGAATCAACCAAATGAAACAGCATTCATTACAAATAACATATAATGATATTATAATTGAAGAAGTATACCGAAGAAGTAACCAACCAGAGGAGAAGACCCACATAACAGGTCTTCGAGTAACTACATCCTCGTAGTAGGTGATGAAATCAGCCTTCTCCCAAACATTGCAGAGGAAATTGTCAACATTCTTATGACCAAGAAAAGTAGCGCCGTCAAGCCAGTTGGGGCGGAGAATGCCAACATCGAAATGTACCACCTTGCAGGTGGTGTTGAATGGGTGGAGGGTGTAGTAGAAGGAGGTGCCATTGTCCCATTCAAGGTCGTAGGAGAGGACACCCAACTGGTGCTGGATGATGTTGAAGTTGCGGCCGTTGGGCCAGTCGTACCATAAATCTACCTTCTGCAGGGAACTGCTTCTGTTGATGAAGAGCACCGAGTGGAATTGATCAGGCCATGTTGCTGGACATGGAACTGGCTCCTCTGCCATTAACGGCGACAGCTGAAGAAACAGAGGAAGAAGTAGCAGAAACACAGAAACGTTGTCTAATGCAGTTGCAGAGCCCATTCACGTGGATTGTGTGTGTCAGAACAAGACGTAAAGAATCGATTACTACACTTGAGATATATAAGACACGTGCAAAATTCGGGTCCACAAGAAGTCTAGTATTTCTTCCTGATCTTCTATCGGAAACTGAATCTTTTTGGGAACTAAAATAATGGTTTAGTCCAAAAAGTCCAAATCTTCTAGttctagttttattttttctCCCTTTGTGCTGATATCCACTTGCTATTACAAACCTTTGAGTTGCAGTTAGTCAGTTACCCATCacttattttataataacaaaaatgGTAAAAAATGCGTTTTTTTTCGTTGTTACAAATGACAAGATCTTGAGTTCTCAAGCTACTGATTGCCAGCAATGGGACCGTCCCGACCTTTCTTGATATCATCCCAACCCCTTACCCATGGTTGGCCAGGTGTTGCTCTTGTTTCTGGGGCAGAATGGTTCTCAAGGTTCTTCATAACTCTTTCATGCACTGCAGCAAAAACCTAAGCAATAGATAACTCAAATGCGAATTTTACCCACAGGAAAagcaaaaatcaaatcaaataagtaaGTTGGAACTCCATCAATTAAATAATGAAATGAAACTCACTGGATTACTGCTAACTGATTCTGGGGGTTTCTCCTGTCCAGATAGCCACTTCCATAGGTCTGGATTCTCCTACAGAACAGAAGAAGGATTTTGAAGTGTCATGACTCAAGCAAAGAAATTTATAACTAAGATAGCCTAACAGCTCTCCATTTATTTACTTTCCATCAGATCAGAGCTTGCAAAGTAACAAATTCCTGACCCTATCAAAACACACACTTATGTACAATTTTAATGGATAGGCGTGCCAACTTCAAAATTCCTGACCCTATCACCCAAATTTCCCCCCAAAATAATAACAATCAAGTTGGTGTAAACCAAAGAGTTCCATTCCATAACGATGGAGTTTACGTGTACCAATGAAATTAGAAGATAACATACTTGTGCAATTGTACAATGGATCAAAGTGGAATTGAGATGATCCTAGGAAATCTTTACGACTAATCAATACTAGAGTGAAGGAAACTATTTATGGCGGTGGATGTAAAAGCGAgcagaaagaataatgaaagaggGGGGGTTACCGAGTCGAGCATGTGAACGAGAGCTCGAACACGACTTTCATCCAATGAGTGAATATTGTCCTCCACCCATTTGCCGAGAACCAAGTCGAGTTCCAAGAGCCCTCGTTGTTTGCTTCTATAAATTAGCCTATTCGGAAAGAAAGAACAAAATCAACAGAGGAACAGCtaaaagagaagaatagaaagagggggaaggggaacCTGTTAAACAAGCGCCTTTTGCTTTCTTCATCAGATAAATCGATATGGAGGGAGAAAGGATCGGCAGGGAGGGAGCTGAAAGGGGAAGAAAGAGAATAGCGAGGAAGAGGAGATGCGGTGGAATTAGATGAAGTTAGGAATCTCCGGATGTTGATTAAACCTCGTCTCAGAGAACCCATTCGATTCGGAAAATTGGAACTAATGAATTGTGTTTTAACGGTTTGCACTTTGCCTTCCTCTTCTGCTACAGTACTACCCATAGTTATCAGCAACACAAGATTTAGCTAAGTGATTGTTTAAGCAAGACGGCAACAAATTCAAGGTTCAGTAATGATaatcagcaacaaattcaactcagTCATGTTTTccagcaacaaaaaaaattagctcAGTGATATGttcagcaacaaattcagctGATTGAtaattttcaacaacaaattcaactatgATCATTTCCAGCAACAAAAAATTTAGCTAAATCATTATTTCAGCAagacagcaacaaattcaactatcAGTGCTGATAATCAACAACAAGTGattattttcagaaaaaaaaaatgaactcggcgatattttcagcaacaaattcaaggtgTAGTGATGATTTACAGCAATGAAATTGAAAAGGAGAACAGGGCCGAAGGAAGCTCACCTGCCCAGGGACCAACTGACGTCCGAAGCAATAAGACGACAACGACCACCACCCGAGGTTGAGTGTGACAGCAGCCGTGAAAGAGCTTGAGCTTGAGCTTGAGTGAGAGTGTGACGAGAAAGAGACTCCAGAGAAGAGTCACGTTGACCGGTTGAGGGCTGCGTGATCACTGATCAGATTACTTGAGATTAGGGCATTAGGGGATGTGCAGGGGTGGGGATTTTTTCCTTCAAACACGCCGttttcgagttttttttttttaattaagtgacCCGGTTTGGGTTATATAACCCGGTTTGAGTCatcggtttttatttttttaatgagacaAACACTAAACACTTAAGGTAGAGAGACCGCGACTAAGAAACTGAGACAGAGAGATAAAGACTAAAAAATAGAGACTGAAATAAGTTTTAGTATTATATTTGGTGTAAAGTGAGAAACAGATactgaaacaagaatgaaatcctaatttaatttgcacaaaggataaaattaaaattaattaattgaaatgaggatattttaggtataaaatgttattaaagtttcagtcttcatTCCAAAAAATTTCAATCCTCTATATCCTCATTTTTTGTAGGTACTGAAATACCAAAATTTTGGAaatagagactgaaattttagtatcagtctctgaagcaacaaacatgatactgagtctcagtctctcagttttcatcccaatacctcaaaacaaacgctacccaaATTAATACTCCAAAGATTATAGCGTTGACAAAATGGTACTTGACCTTTATTATTGACAAAATGATCTGCGAAAGATTTTAAACTttgacaaaaatatccaaaagtgCATGATGTCACATTCAACGACAAATAGTAATCCgataataaaaaagtttaatgATGGTGACAGAGAATTCCGATAACATTTTCAGCAAAGAAAAAAGCTTGATTCGCTAATCTCTTCCCTCACTTTCTTTTGTGGTCaaccttctctttctcctcctcaaaCCCTAACAACAACAAATGAATCATTTTGAGGAGTAGTTTGTACACGTCGTGATAAACCATATCCAAAGTAGAAACAACATCTAAACAGTGTTCTATCGCTACATTATCAACACCACACCTCAGCGCTTTCATAGTTATGGCGTCGTTAGTGGACATTACAATTTCTTTGGTGGTGTTAATGTCGAATAATCGGATATTCAGAACTACATGAGAAAGGTCTGTGAGGGTCACATTGCTATCAAGCATGGCAGCGGTGACAATTCTAAAGATTCATGTCCCAAAGCCTACCTCGAGGATCTTGAGTTGGCACCGGTTGTCGAAAATAGCAGCAAAGAAGGCCTGATGGAGGGGCTAGAGTAGTGGCTGTCGAAGAAGGACAATGGCATGAGGTTGACTAGGATTTTGAATAAGATAGGTTTTGGGGTAACAACGGAGGTTGATCACGAAAGGTCTCTGATGCGAGTAATGACGAGGAGGTGAGGGAAGATATTAGGGTTTTGGGTTGGGCGTGAGGAGGTGAGAGTAGAGATTAGCGAATCGAGCTCCCCTCCTCGCCGGAAATGCCATCAGAGCTCTCTGCTACCATTATTAAGTTTTTTCAATTGTCAGATCAGCATTTTCGTTGAATGTGACTTTATGTTTTTACGTTTAGgtgtttttgtcaaattttaaaatcttttgggatcattttgtcaataacaaatgTCAGATACCATTTTATCAGCGACAAAATCTTTTGAATACCGATTTAGTATTTACCTCATTTTTAATCCTATTCAATTCAAATTACTGTAATTTGAATGGAATTAGATcagttaatttaattttaaaaaatgcaaaattttaaattaataaacttttaaaatttaaaatttgtataaatataatttaaattacaaaaatttaaaacttgATTGTTTATGTTcatccaaattttaaattttaaaatttttaatctaaatttttagttactttttaaatataaataaattgatcaaactcatatcatatcacaataattagattttaacttaattctaaaattatttttttttatcaaattttttatttttattactaaattatctttaactaaaaaactataaaataataaaaaaaaaagaaaatgggaaAAGGGGAAGGGAATCACACTGGAGGGTTTAGGGAAGAAGAGGGGAAAGGGAAGGTGGGGAAGAGAAGGGGGAAGAAGATAGgggggagggggaagggaaggTGGGGAAGAAGAGGGGGGGAGGGGGATTCCTCACCGCCGCCGCTGCTCCTTGTCGTTTAGTCCTTGCTGCTGGATCTCACCGCCAGATCTCGTGCTGCTCCTCTTCCTTGTTCGACGTCGACGCCAGCAGATCCGCGAGGTTAGACGTCGCGCGCCACTCGCTGTTTCTACTCCTCGTCCTCGTTAGATCGCCAGTCGTCAATGCTTTTCGCCGGTCGCCGCTGTTTCTCGTCCTCCTTGCCAGTTGTAGTTATGATTCTATTATCCATTGGTGTTAGGATATTTGAGCACCCGCAGTTGGAGAATTTTAATCCAATTACAGTGCATTGTCAGTCTAACA
The sequence above is drawn from the Arachis hypogaea cultivar Tifrunner chromosome 4, arahy.Tifrunner.gnm2.J5K5, whole genome shotgun sequence genome and encodes:
- the LOC112797457 gene encoding uncharacterized protein, whose protein sequence is MAQAATASGLNTAAKCGPCSVNGGGGLRPTLKLKPMALGPKSWFFSGSLNLLHHPNQKHLTSAAPRISMRVASKQAYICRDCGYIYNDRTPFDKLPDNYFCPVCGAPKRRFKPYAPAVTRGANDTSVRKARKAELQRDEAVGKALPIAILVGIAALVGLYFYLNTQY
- the LOC112797455 gene encoding uncharacterized protein At4g14100, which codes for MGSATALDNVSVFLLLLPLFLQLSPLMAEEPVPCPATWPDQFHSVLFINRSSSLQKVDLWYDWPNGRNFNIIQHQLGVLSYDLEWDNGTSFYYTLHPFNTTCKVVHFDVGILRPNWLDGATFLGHKNVDNFLCNVWEKADFITYYEDVVTRRPVMWVFSSGMVAHLMTFEVGAVLEDANWQAPVYCFSETDTGSSLLESSIDVVSHGTLIRGIPHTAYA
- the LOC112797456 gene encoding succinate dehydrogenase assembly factor 2, mitochondrial encodes the protein MGSLRRGLINIRRFLTSSNSTASPLPRYSLSSPFSSLPADPFSLHIDLSDEESKRRLFNRLIYRSKQRGLLELDLVLGKWVEDNIHSLDESRVRALVHMLDSENPDLWKWLSGQEKPPESVSSNPVFAAVHERVMKNLENHSAPETRATPGQPWVRGWDDIKKGRDGPIAGNQ